A stretch of DNA from uncultured Fretibacterium sp.:
GGAGATCGTCGCGGCCATGGCGCCGACCTTGCTCGACGCCTCGTGCATGGTCTCGATGGCTCCCTCCATCTCGGCCGATGTCCGGTTCAGCTTTTCTCCGGCGTCCTGAATCATCGACTCCATGGACTCCATCGTCGTCCTGTTGCTGGCGAGACAGTCCGAGAAGGAGGACAACATCCGCTGAATAGTCTCGAACAATTCGTTGATGCTGCGCATATTCTCCATCGTCCCCTGGACGGCCCCGGATATCTCGCCGACCTTGGCGTCGATAGACTCCGACGCCGTCCTGGTCTCGGCGGCCAACTCCTGGACGTTTTGGGCCACGACCGCAAATCCCCTGCCGTGCTCCCCCGCCCGAGCTGCCTCGATGGAGGCGTTGAGGGCCAGAAGATGCGTCTGCTTGGCGATGCGCTGGATATTGTGGGAGATCTTTCCGATCTCGAGGAACAGTTCCAGGGTCTTGATGGTCGCGTTCAGCGTATTGGAGACGGTCTCGCCCATGCCCTCCAGGCTTGTGCCCGATTTCGCCATCTCGGCTATCAGGTTTGCATTGATCATGTTGATGGCCTCGACGCCCTGTTTCGCGTCCCGGCTTCCGGACGCGAAGTCCTCCCTCAAAGCCTGTAAAACGTCATAAAGGTGGGTAAACCGGTTGGAGGTGTCCTGGACCCGAGCCTCCACCTTGCGGACCCGAGAGACGAGCACCTCGTCCAGCTGGGACATGAAGGAGTCCATCTGGACGCCCGCAAAATATGCTCCCGAGAGAGTGTGTATCAACTCCAGACTTTTTTGCTCCGTCATGAAAGGCCTCCTTTCACCTCAGCGTCCGCAAATTTGGTCGAGGATATCCGTCCCGCATCGAAGGCCCTCGAACCAAGAGAGGAATTTTTTGACGTTCTCCCGGCCCTGGATTACGGCTCCGTGCTGGGGAGCGATCGTCTCGACGTCCAGGGCGGACACGCGGCGCGCCCAGCTGCGGCACGCCGCGTTGGAGG
This window harbors:
- a CDS encoding methyl-accepting chemotaxis protein → MTEQKSLELIHTLSGAYFAGVQMDSFMSQLDEVLVSRVRKVEARVQDTSNRFTHLYDVLQALREDFASGSRDAKQGVEAINMINANLIAEMAKSGTSLEGMGETVSNTLNATIKTLELFLEIGKISHNIQRIAKQTHLLALNASIEAARAGEHGRGFAVVAQNVQELAAETRTASESIDAKVGEISGAVQGTMENMRSINELFETIQRMLSSFSDCLASNRTTMESMESMIQDAGEKLNRTSAEMEGAIETMHEASSKVGAMAATISAVVQAQQNLKKIRL